From a single Mycolicibacterium moriokaense genomic region:
- a CDS encoding YncE family protein yields MPIRINTSIQVVLVSLAIGLSGCSSNPADAPPPTITPAQAAVSPPVTGTPAGTLRPLAAPAQGAVFDGKTGSLAVLSESEITILGEPGGTRSVPLPGVATAITGDGEGQAYASTRGGYFRIDLAEGTATPVRVEGQEQTDFTAITRRADGRLALGSADGTVFTLRSDTAVGAHLKIFARVDGLVAQGNTVVVLDRGQTSVTALSEDGEKAEQALRAGEGATTMAADSVGRVLVADTRGGQLLVFGTDPLILRQKYPVRDAPYGLAGSSTLAWVSQTASNAVVGYDLSTGIPVEKVRYRTVQQPNSLAYDESSGTLYVVSGSGAGVQVIPDAAVGS; encoded by the coding sequence TTGCCGATCCGCATAAACACCTCGATTCAGGTGGTGCTGGTCTCCCTGGCGATCGGACTGTCGGGATGTTCGTCGAACCCGGCCGACGCCCCGCCACCGACCATCACGCCTGCTCAGGCCGCGGTTTCACCGCCCGTGACAGGCACCCCCGCCGGAACCCTCCGCCCGCTGGCTGCCCCTGCCCAGGGCGCGGTGTTCGACGGAAAAACCGGGTCGTTGGCGGTGCTGAGTGAGTCGGAGATCACGATCCTCGGCGAGCCGGGCGGTACCAGGTCGGTGCCGTTGCCCGGGGTCGCGACAGCGATAACGGGAGACGGCGAAGGCCAGGCGTATGCGTCGACACGCGGCGGCTATTTCCGGATCGATCTCGCCGAGGGCACCGCCACGCCGGTGCGCGTCGAGGGGCAGGAGCAGACGGATTTCACCGCGATCACGCGTCGCGCGGACGGCAGGCTGGCGCTCGGCAGCGCCGACGGCACGGTGTTCACCCTGAGGTCCGATACCGCGGTGGGCGCGCATCTGAAGATCTTCGCCCGAGTGGATGGCCTTGTGGCGCAAGGAAATACCGTCGTCGTGCTGGACCGGGGTCAGACGTCGGTAACCGCGCTTTCCGAGGATGGCGAGAAGGCCGAACAGGCGTTGCGTGCCGGTGAAGGGGCGACGACAATGGCCGCCGACAGCGTGGGCCGGGTACTCGTCGCCGACACCCGCGGCGGCCAGCTGCTGGTCTTCGGCACCGACCCGCTTATCCTGCGCCAGAAGTATCCGGTGCGGGACGCGCCCTACGGGCTGGCGGGATCGTCGACGCTGGCCTGGGTGTCGCAGACCGCGTCGAACGCGGTGGTTGGCTACGATCTGTCAACCGGTATTCCCGTCGAGAAGGTGCGCTATCGAACCGTGCAGCAACCGAACTCCCTGGCCTACGACGAGTCATCTGGCACCCTCTATGTGGTGTCGGGCTCAGGAGCGGGTGTCCAGGTGATCCCGGATGCGGCGGTGGGTTCGTGA
- a CDS encoding DUF5703 family protein, with amino-acid sequence MTTMHRGRMPEGWDKDLSDDYEWIPLRLPPDLTRLNASTRLSIEAEYRGWELTRVRLYTDGSRRVLLRRKKSAVHEAAVPEQPAL; translated from the coding sequence GTGACGACGATGCACCGCGGCCGGATGCCGGAGGGCTGGGACAAGGATCTGTCCGACGATTACGAGTGGATTCCGCTGCGCCTGCCCCCCGATCTGACCAGGCTCAACGCGTCGACGCGGCTGTCCATCGAGGCCGAATACCGCGGCTGGGAGCTCACCCGCGTGCGGCTGTACACCGACGGCTCGCGGCGGGTGTTGCTGCGGCGCAAGAAATCGGCGGTCCACGAGGCGGCGGTCCCGGAGCAGCCCGCACTGTGA
- a CDS encoding quinone-dependent dihydroorotate dehydrogenase, protein MYRAVQRVLFLFAPERIHTWVFALLRAVTALAVTRRPLARWLAPRDPILSSTVFDVTFPAPLGLAAGFDKDGLGLRTWGALGFGYAEVGTVTAQAQPGNPQPRMFRLPDDRALLNRMGFNNHGAGELAIQLARQTPDVPIGVNIGKTKTTAPEAAVHDYAESARLVGPLASYLVVNVSSPNTPGLRDLQAVESLRPILRAVRAQTTTPVLVKIAPDLSDQDVDEIADLAIELGLAGIVATNTTVSREGLKTPGVDELGPGGISGPPVAQRSVEVLRRLYRRVGDRLVLISVGGIETADDAWERIVSGASLLQGYTGFIYGGGLWAKRIHDGLARRLHDEGFASLADAVGSAVRD, encoded by the coding sequence ATGTACCGCGCGGTGCAGCGGGTGCTGTTTCTGTTCGCGCCTGAACGCATTCACACCTGGGTTTTTGCGCTGCTGCGGGCCGTGACCGCGCTTGCCGTCACCCGTCGCCCGTTGGCGCGGTGGTTGGCGCCCCGTGATCCGATCCTGTCCAGCACGGTGTTCGACGTGACGTTCCCCGCGCCACTGGGCCTGGCGGCGGGGTTCGACAAGGACGGTCTTGGGCTGCGGACCTGGGGTGCGCTCGGGTTCGGGTATGCCGAAGTCGGCACGGTCACCGCGCAGGCACAACCCGGCAATCCGCAACCGCGGATGTTCCGGCTCCCCGACGATCGCGCACTGCTGAACCGGATGGGGTTCAACAACCACGGCGCGGGCGAGTTGGCGATACAGCTGGCCAGACAGACGCCCGACGTGCCCATCGGGGTCAACATCGGCAAGACCAAGACCACCGCGCCCGAGGCCGCAGTCCACGATTATGCGGAGAGTGCGCGGCTGGTGGGGCCGCTCGCCTCGTATCTGGTGGTCAACGTCAGCTCGCCGAACACGCCGGGCCTGCGCGACCTGCAGGCGGTGGAGTCGTTGCGGCCGATTCTTCGTGCGGTCCGTGCGCAGACGACGACGCCCGTGCTGGTCAAGATCGCACCGGATCTGTCGGATCAGGATGTCGACGAGATCGCCGACCTGGCAATCGAATTGGGCTTGGCAGGCATCGTCGCGACGAACACGACCGTCTCGCGCGAGGGCTTGAAGACTCCCGGGGTCGATGAGCTCGGTCCGGGCGGCATCTCCGGACCTCCGGTCGCACAGCGGTCGGTGGAGGTGTTGCGCAGGCTGTACCGCCGCGTCGGTGACCGGCTGGTGCTGATCAGCGTCGGGGGCATCGAAACGGCCGACGACGCTTGGGAGCGCATCGTTTCCGGCGCCTCGCTGCTGCAGGGCTACACCGGCTTCATCTACGGCGGCGGGTTGTGGGCCAAGCGCATTCACGACGGCCTGGCCCGGCGTCTGCACGACGAGGGTTTCGCCTCGCTGGCAGACGCCGTCGGCTCGGCCGTGCGTGACTAG
- a CDS encoding YbhB/YbcL family Raf kinase inhibitor-like protein, whose product MPFPYNPYDFLPKLPTFQLTSQSVTDGQPLANDQVSGIMGAGGSDISPQLSWSGFPEETRSFAVTVYDPDAPTASGFWHWAVANLPATVTDLPAGAGDGSGLPGDALTLANDAGLKRYLGAAPPPGHGAHRYFIAVHAVGVEKLELSADATPAYLGFNLFQNAIARALIHGTYEQN is encoded by the coding sequence ATGCCTTTTCCCTACAACCCCTATGACTTCCTGCCGAAGCTGCCGACGTTCCAGCTGACGTCGCAATCGGTGACCGACGGACAACCGCTGGCCAACGACCAGGTCAGCGGAATCATGGGCGCGGGCGGGTCCGACATCTCGCCGCAGCTGTCGTGGTCGGGCTTCCCCGAGGAGACGCGTAGCTTCGCTGTGACGGTCTACGACCCCGACGCGCCGACGGCGTCCGGTTTCTGGCACTGGGCCGTCGCGAATCTGCCCGCGACCGTCACCGATCTGCCTGCCGGCGCGGGCGATGGCAGCGGATTGCCCGGTGACGCACTCACTTTGGCCAACGACGCCGGGTTGAAGCGTTACCTCGGCGCTGCACCGCCTCCGGGACACGGCGCGCACCGGTACTTCATCGCGGTGCACGCCGTCGGGGTGGAGAAGCTCGAACTGTCCGCCGATGCGACTCCGGCCTACCTGGGCTTCAACCTGTTCCAGAACGCGATCGCGCGCGCACTGATACACGGGACGTACGAGCAGAACTAG
- a CDS encoding M20/M25/M40 family metallo-hydrolase, producing the protein MTVTASSAAEAEVVDLVSALIRFDTSNTGEPETTKGEAECARWVAEQLQEVGYTTQYVEAGAPGRGNVFARLKGADPTRGALMLHGHLDVVPAEAADWSVHPFSGAVEDGYVWGRGAVDMKDMVGMIIAVARHFKRSGVVPPRDLVFAFVSDEEAGGKYGCKWLVDNRPDLFEGVTEAIGEVGGFSLTIPRRDGGDRTLYLIETAEKAMMWMRLTARGRAGHGSMIHDNNAVTAVADAVAKLGRHQFPVVLTDSVEQFLTAVAEETGYTFDVDSPDLEGAIAKLGPIARIVGATLRDTANPTMLKAGYKANVIPATAEAVVDCRVLPGRLAAFEREVDEIIGPDVTREWITELPPYETAFDGALLEAMNAAILSADPEARTVPYMLSGGTDAKHFARLGIRCFGFAPLKLPPDLDFAALFHGVDERVPVDALTFGTRVLEHFLLHC; encoded by the coding sequence GTGACTGTGACCGCATCCTCAGCAGCCGAAGCCGAGGTGGTTGATCTCGTCAGCGCGCTCATCCGCTTCGACACGTCGAACACCGGTGAGCCCGAGACCACCAAGGGTGAGGCCGAATGTGCCCGCTGGGTGGCCGAACAGCTGCAGGAGGTCGGCTACACCACCCAATACGTCGAGGCAGGCGCCCCCGGCAGGGGCAACGTGTTCGCGCGGCTGAAAGGTGCCGACCCCACTCGCGGCGCCCTGATGCTGCACGGCCACCTCGACGTGGTGCCCGCGGAGGCCGCCGACTGGAGCGTGCACCCGTTCTCCGGCGCGGTCGAGGACGGCTATGTCTGGGGCCGCGGCGCGGTCGACATGAAGGACATGGTCGGCATGATCATCGCGGTCGCCAGGCACTTCAAACGCTCGGGAGTCGTGCCGCCGCGCGACCTCGTCTTCGCCTTCGTCTCGGACGAGGAAGCGGGCGGCAAGTACGGCTGCAAGTGGCTGGTCGACAACCGCCCGGACCTGTTCGAGGGCGTCACCGAGGCGATCGGGGAGGTGGGCGGCTTCTCGCTGACGATCCCGCGTCGTGACGGCGGCGATCGGACGCTGTACCTGATCGAGACCGCCGAGAAGGCGATGATGTGGATGCGGCTGACGGCGCGCGGGCGCGCGGGCCACGGCTCGATGATCCACGACAACAACGCGGTCACCGCCGTCGCCGATGCGGTCGCCAAGCTGGGCCGACACCAGTTCCCAGTGGTCCTGACCGACTCGGTTGAGCAGTTCCTGACCGCCGTCGCCGAGGAGACCGGCTACACCTTCGACGTGGACTCCCCGGATCTCGAGGGGGCGATCGCCAAGCTGGGCCCCATCGCGCGGATCGTGGGCGCGACGCTGCGCGATACCGCCAACCCGACGATGCTCAAGGCCGGTTACAAGGCCAACGTCATCCCCGCAACGGCTGAGGCTGTCGTCGACTGCCGGGTGCTGCCGGGGCGGCTCGCCGCTTTCGAGCGCGAGGTCGACGAGATCATCGGCCCCGACGTCACCCGCGAGTGGATCACCGAGCTGCCGCCGTATGAGACGGCCTTCGACGGTGCGCTGCTCGAGGCGATGAACGCCGCGATCCTGTCCGCCGATCCCGAAGCCCGCACGGTCCCGTACATGCTCTCGGGTGGGACCGACGCAAAACACTTCGCGCGCCTCGGGATTCGCTGCTTCGGATTCGCACCGCTCAAGCTGCCGCCGGACCTCGACTTCGCCGCACTGTTCCACGGCGTGGACGAACGGGTACCCGTTGACGCACTGACGTTTGGCACCAGAGTTCTCGAGCATTTCCTGTTGCACTGCTGA
- a CDS encoding PucR family transcriptional regulator, producing the protein MGVRARHDETAVREAAAVVMERLIGRQGEVSLAIEQRLVAEIDELGSDSGLVELLNASTDSNIDAVFHALRYEIPLKNFAMPTAAMEYARRLAQRGVPMNALVRAYRLGHGLVLRAAVEEINDADLDPSLRFAVLERITAVTFVYIDWISQQVVATYERERDDWLKNRDSLRAMRVREVLEVTEIDVDAVTSAIRYPLRRLHLGLVLWLPAETGRGDELIRLERFLQELGESLAAQGSPLFVAADKVSGWGWIPLQSNATPTVVADIRSFVANYDHAPSVAVGSPAAGVEGFRRTHRQAQRARNVAVAAGSHAMPVTSTSDPGLYAGSLLCDNLDEVREWVHEILGPLSSATDNDARLRETLRIFLRAGASYKAAAEELNLHFNSVKYRIQRAVERRGTPIDDANRLDVELALLVCHWFGGSVLQSKR; encoded by the coding sequence ATGGGCGTTCGAGCCCGCCATGACGAGACAGCCGTTCGCGAAGCCGCTGCGGTCGTGATGGAGCGGCTGATCGGCCGACAGGGCGAGGTTTCACTCGCCATCGAGCAGCGCCTAGTGGCGGAGATCGACGAGCTGGGGAGCGATTCCGGACTCGTCGAACTCCTGAACGCGAGCACCGACAGCAACATCGACGCCGTGTTTCACGCGTTGCGCTATGAGATACCCCTGAAAAACTTTGCGATGCCGACCGCGGCCATGGAGTACGCGCGGCGGTTGGCCCAGCGTGGAGTTCCGATGAACGCGCTGGTCCGCGCTTATCGGCTGGGCCATGGACTGGTACTGCGCGCTGCGGTCGAGGAGATCAACGACGCGGACCTCGACCCTTCGCTGAGATTCGCGGTGTTGGAACGAATCACCGCCGTCACATTCGTCTACATCGACTGGATTTCCCAACAAGTCGTTGCCACGTACGAACGCGAGCGGGACGACTGGTTGAAGAATCGCGACAGCTTGCGCGCGATGCGCGTCCGCGAAGTGCTCGAGGTCACCGAGATCGACGTTGACGCGGTCACCTCGGCCATCCGGTATCCATTGCGCCGACTCCATCTCGGGTTGGTGCTGTGGCTACCCGCGGAGACCGGCCGCGGCGACGAGCTGATCCGGCTCGAGCGATTTCTACAAGAGCTCGGTGAATCGCTTGCCGCACAAGGTAGTCCGCTGTTCGTAGCTGCGGACAAAGTCAGCGGCTGGGGTTGGATACCCCTACAGTCCAACGCGACTCCGACGGTAGTCGCCGATATCCGGAGCTTTGTCGCCAACTACGACCACGCACCGTCGGTGGCCGTCGGCTCACCCGCGGCCGGGGTGGAAGGCTTTCGGCGGACCCATCGTCAAGCGCAGCGAGCACGCAACGTCGCGGTCGCAGCTGGGTCGCACGCGATGCCGGTCACCAGTACTTCCGATCCCGGCCTGTACGCGGGATCACTGCTGTGCGACAACCTCGACGAGGTGCGCGAGTGGGTGCACGAGATCCTCGGGCCCCTGTCATCGGCCACCGACAACGATGCTCGCCTGCGCGAGACACTGCGAATCTTTCTCCGCGCCGGCGCCAGCTATAAGGCCGCCGCAGAAGAACTCAATCTGCACTTCAATTCGGTGAAGTACCGCATCCAGCGTGCGGTCGAGCGTCGTGGCACGCCGATCGATGACGCCAATCGCTTGGACGTCGAACTCGCGCTACTCGTGTGCCACTGGTTCGGCGGATCCGTCCTGCAATCCAAGAGGTGA